In Ensifer canadensis, a genomic segment contains:
- the bluB gene encoding 5,6-dimethylbenzimidazole synthase, protein MLTDANGGLAAAEAFSSDEREAVYRAIETRRDVRDQFLAEPLPDDVVMRLLNAAHRAPSVGFMQPWNFVVVRQAETRERVWQAFSRANDEAALMFDGDRQAKYRSLKLEGIRKAPLSICVTCDRTRGGAVVLGRTHNPQMDLYSTVCAVQNLWLAARAEGVGVGWVSIFHENEIKAILGIPDHVVIVAWLCLGYVDRLYQEPELAVKGWRQRLPLEELVFEEGWGTCRKADAAISCSEPAGSPDPSDGEGRSTFPPGEGTSAR, encoded by the coding sequence ATGCTGACTGACGCTAATGGCGGCCTTGCGGCTGCAGAAGCCTTTTCATCCGACGAGCGCGAAGCCGTCTATCGAGCCATCGAAACGCGCCGGGACGTGCGGGATCAGTTCCTGGCCGAACCCTTGCCTGACGATGTGGTGATGCGCCTGCTCAATGCTGCGCACCGGGCGCCATCGGTGGGTTTCATGCAACCGTGGAATTTCGTCGTGGTCCGGCAGGCCGAAACCCGCGAGCGGGTATGGCAGGCCTTTTCCCGCGCCAACGACGAAGCGGCATTGATGTTCGATGGCGACCGCCAAGCGAAATACCGCTCCCTGAAGCTGGAGGGGATCCGCAAGGCACCCTTGAGCATCTGCGTCACCTGCGACCGCACGCGCGGTGGAGCGGTCGTTCTCGGGCGCACCCATAACCCGCAGATGGATCTCTATTCCACCGTCTGTGCCGTGCAGAACCTCTGGCTTGCGGCGCGCGCCGAAGGCGTTGGTGTCGGCTGGGTCAGTATCTTTCATGAAAATGAGATCAAGGCGATCCTCGGCATTCCCGATCATGTCGTGATCGTCGCCTGGCTTTGCCTCGGATATGTCGATCGCCTTTACCAGGAGCCGGAACTTGCGGTTAAGGGCTGGCGCCAGCGGCTGCCGCTGGAGGAGCTGGTGTTCGAGGAAGGCTGGGGAACCTGCCGAAAGGCAGACGCTGCGATCAGTTGCTCTGAACCGGCTGGTAGCCCGGACCCTTCGGATGGCGAAGGTCGATCGACGTTTCCTCCTGGGGAAGGAACGTCGGCCCGATGA
- a CDS encoding DUF2865 domain-containing protein, whose amino-acid sequence MKTLAAATLPLLLVLADQALASSVCDRLNTRLAELPAAIETTADTRDYASAISRQNIELRRARNDRRRAGCGTGSVVVFNGGDPDICTDINSLIAEMEDNLRILKSERQQLMSGDGDDTRRRILAALEINGCYGGSEEFATADPDEPETYRNILRDLPPDESYGPMLRDGEMGTYPPESGVYSGTLRTMCVRTCDGAFFPISSEASPVDFARDEQACRARCPGAETELFFHDLATEESDQMVSASTGRPYKELPNAFAYRTRGVGKPGICGCQIPKIATTPKASSGNTGNSESSIIVIEGKKEAAAPTAKAAAEERPYDPAKSKVRVIGPTFLPQEETSIDLRHPKGPGYQPVQSN is encoded by the coding sequence GGCCTCCAGCGTGTGCGACCGCCTGAACACTCGGCTCGCCGAACTGCCCGCCGCCATCGAAACTACGGCCGATACCCGCGATTATGCGAGCGCGATTTCCCGACAGAACATCGAATTGCGCCGGGCGCGCAACGATCGCCGACGCGCCGGCTGCGGCACAGGCAGCGTCGTCGTCTTCAACGGCGGCGACCCGGATATCTGCACAGACATCAACAGTCTGATCGCCGAGATGGAAGACAATCTGCGCATCCTCAAATCGGAGCGCCAGCAGCTGATGTCAGGCGATGGAGACGATACGCGCCGGCGCATCCTCGCCGCCCTCGAGATCAACGGTTGCTATGGTGGCAGCGAGGAATTTGCGACCGCCGACCCGGACGAGCCGGAAACGTACCGCAACATCCTGCGCGATCTGCCGCCGGACGAAAGCTACGGACCAATGCTGCGGGACGGCGAAATGGGCACCTACCCGCCGGAAAGCGGCGTCTATTCCGGCACGCTTCGCACCATGTGCGTGCGCACTTGCGATGGCGCCTTCTTCCCGATCTCGTCCGAGGCAAGCCCTGTGGACTTCGCCCGCGACGAGCAGGCCTGCCGCGCCCGCTGCCCGGGTGCCGAAACAGAACTATTTTTCCACGACCTGGCGACCGAGGAGAGCGACCAGATGGTCTCCGCCTCGACGGGACGCCCCTATAAAGAACTGCCAAACGCCTTTGCCTATCGGACGCGCGGCGTCGGCAAGCCGGGCATTTGCGGTTGCCAGATTCCAAAGATCGCGACGACGCCCAAGGCTTCCAGTGGCAACACTGGCAACAGCGAATCGTCGATCATCGTCATCGAGGGCAAGAAGGAAGCGGCCGCCCCTACCGCCAAGGCGGCTGCGGAGGAGCGCCCCTACGATCCCGCCAAGAGCAAGGTGCGGGTCATCGGGCCGACGTTCCTTCCCCAGGAGGAAACGTCGATCGACCTTCGCCATCCGAAGGGTCCGGGCTACCAGCCGGTTCAGAGCAACTGA